In Glycine max cultivar Williams 82 chromosome 7, Glycine_max_v4.0, whole genome shotgun sequence, a single window of DNA contains:
- the LOC100816337 gene encoding organic cation/carnitine transporter 7 isoform X2, with the protein MLIGAYSWGIVSDKHGRRKGFLITAIVTALAGFLSAFAPNYILLIALRSLVGLGLGGGPVLSSWFLEFVPAPNRGTWMVVFSAFWTLGTIFEASLAWIVMPKLGWRWLLALSSLPSSFLLLFYKVTPESPRYLCLKGRTADAINVLEKIARVNGRELPSGNLVSDHEIELHKIDNPSEDTRLLSPRTNEVEHPKGTVSNLGGISSLLVLLSPKLARPTLLLWAVFFGNAFSYYGLVLLTTELNGHSKCMPDKLQTEKSQDVKYKSVFIASFAELPGLLLSAAAVDKLGRKLSMSTMFFMCCIFLLPLLFYLPEGLTTSFLFLARICITATFTIVYIYAPEMYPTSVRTTGVGIASSVGRIGGMICPLIAVGLVHGCHQTAAVLLFEIVALLSGICVMFFPIETMGQELRDSVQV; encoded by the exons ATGCTAATCGGTGCATACTCATGGGGCATTGTTTCAGATAAACATGGAAGGAG GAAAGGATTCCTTATCACAGCGATAGTTACTGCTTTGGCTGGTTTTCTTAGTGCATTTGCTCCtaactatatattattaattgccCTCCGTTCTCTGGTTGGTCTTGGTTTGGGAGGTGGCCCTGTATTATCATCTTGGTTTCTAGAGTTTGTTCCTGCTCCCAATAGAGGTACCTGGATGGTTGTCTTTTCAGCATTTTGGACTCTTGGTACAATTTTTGAGGCCTCACTTGCATGG ATTGTGATGCCAAAACTGGGTTGGAGATGGCTTCTTGCACTGTCGTCTCTTCCCTCATCTTTCCTTCTTCTGTTCTACAAAGTGACTCCTGAGTCACCTAGATACCTGTGCTTGAAAGGTAGAACAGCTGATGCAATTAATGTTTTGGAGAAAATAGCAAGAGTAAATGGAAGAGAACTTCCTTCCGGTAACCTTGTTTCTGACCATGAAATTGAGTTACACAAAATTGATAACCCTTCAGAGGACACACGCTTGCTCTCACCAAGAACAAATGAAGTTGAACATCCTAAAGGAACAGTCTCCAATTTAGGTGGTATTTCATCATTGTTAGTGCTTCTCTCACCAAAATTGGCAAGGCCAACCCTTCTATTATGGGCTGTGTTCTTTGGTAATGCTTTTTCGTATTATGGCCTTGTTTTGTTGACCACTGAGTTGAACGGACATAGTAAATGCATGCCAGATAAATTGCAGACAGAGAAGTCCCAGGATGTTAAATACAAGAGTGTTTTTATTGCTAGTTTTGCAG AGCTACCTGGGCTCCTCTTGTCAGCTGCGGCAGTAGATAAACTCGGTCGTAAACTCTCAATGTCAACCATGTTCTTCATGTGCTGTATTTTCCTTCTCCCATTATTATTCTATCTGCCTGAAGGCCTAACAACGAGCTTTTTATTTCTAGCTCGCATATGCATCACAGCAACCTTCACAATTGTGTATATATATGCACCAGAG ATGTACCCAACATCAGTCAGAACAACTGGTGTGGGAATTGCAAGTTCGGTGGGCAGAATTGGTGGAATGATATGTCCTTTGATAGCTGTGGGTTTAGTACATGGATGTCATCAAACTGCAGCCGTCCTTCTGTTTGAGATCGTAGCTCTTCTTTCAGGAATATGTGTCATGTTCTTCCCAATTGAGACCATGGGCCAAGAACTGCGAGATAGTGTGCAAGTCTAA
- the LOC100816337 gene encoding organic cation/carnitine transporter 7 isoform X1 encodes MTGAEGPSYTVDDALVALGFGNFQILVLAYAGVGWVSEAMEMMILSFVGPAVQTAWNLSAHEESLITSVVFAGMLIGAYSWGIVSDKHGRRKGFLITAIVTALAGFLSAFAPNYILLIALRSLVGLGLGGGPVLSSWFLEFVPAPNRGTWMVVFSAFWTLGTIFEASLAWIVMPKLGWRWLLALSSLPSSFLLLFYKVTPESPRYLCLKGRTADAINVLEKIARVNGRELPSGNLVSDHEIELHKIDNPSEDTRLLSPRTNEVEHPKGTVSNLGGISSLLVLLSPKLARPTLLLWAVFFGNAFSYYGLVLLTTELNGHSKCMPDKLQTEKSQDVKYKSVFIASFAELPGLLLSAAAVDKLGRKLSMSTMFFMCCIFLLPLLFYLPEGLTTSFLFLARICITATFTIVYIYAPEMYPTSVRTTGVGIASSVGRIGGMICPLIAVGLVHGCHQTAAVLLFEIVALLSGICVMFFPIETMGQELRDSVQV; translated from the exons atg ACTGGGGCTGAAGGCCCAAGCTACACAGTAGATGATGCTCTTGTGGCTTTGGGTTTTGGAAATTTCCAAATTCTCGTGCTTGCTTATGCTGGTGTAGGTTGGGTTTCAGAAGCAATGGAAATGATGATCCTCTCTTTTGTAGGCCCTGCAGTTCAAACTGCATGGAATCTTTCCGCTCATGAAGAGAGTTTGATAACCAGTGTGGTTTTTGCTGGCATGCTAATCGGTGCATACTCATGGGGCATTGTTTCAGATAAACATGGAAGGAG GAAAGGATTCCTTATCACAGCGATAGTTACTGCTTTGGCTGGTTTTCTTAGTGCATTTGCTCCtaactatatattattaattgccCTCCGTTCTCTGGTTGGTCTTGGTTTGGGAGGTGGCCCTGTATTATCATCTTGGTTTCTAGAGTTTGTTCCTGCTCCCAATAGAGGTACCTGGATGGTTGTCTTTTCAGCATTTTGGACTCTTGGTACAATTTTTGAGGCCTCACTTGCATGG ATTGTGATGCCAAAACTGGGTTGGAGATGGCTTCTTGCACTGTCGTCTCTTCCCTCATCTTTCCTTCTTCTGTTCTACAAAGTGACTCCTGAGTCACCTAGATACCTGTGCTTGAAAGGTAGAACAGCTGATGCAATTAATGTTTTGGAGAAAATAGCAAGAGTAAATGGAAGAGAACTTCCTTCCGGTAACCTTGTTTCTGACCATGAAATTGAGTTACACAAAATTGATAACCCTTCAGAGGACACACGCTTGCTCTCACCAAGAACAAATGAAGTTGAACATCCTAAAGGAACAGTCTCCAATTTAGGTGGTATTTCATCATTGTTAGTGCTTCTCTCACCAAAATTGGCAAGGCCAACCCTTCTATTATGGGCTGTGTTCTTTGGTAATGCTTTTTCGTATTATGGCCTTGTTTTGTTGACCACTGAGTTGAACGGACATAGTAAATGCATGCCAGATAAATTGCAGACAGAGAAGTCCCAGGATGTTAAATACAAGAGTGTTTTTATTGCTAGTTTTGCAG AGCTACCTGGGCTCCTCTTGTCAGCTGCGGCAGTAGATAAACTCGGTCGTAAACTCTCAATGTCAACCATGTTCTTCATGTGCTGTATTTTCCTTCTCCCATTATTATTCTATCTGCCTGAAGGCCTAACAACGAGCTTTTTATTTCTAGCTCGCATATGCATCACAGCAACCTTCACAATTGTGTATATATATGCACCAGAG ATGTACCCAACATCAGTCAGAACAACTGGTGTGGGAATTGCAAGTTCGGTGGGCAGAATTGGTGGAATGATATGTCCTTTGATAGCTGTGGGTTTAGTACATGGATGTCATCAAACTGCAGCCGTCCTTCTGTTTGAGATCGTAGCTCTTCTTTCAGGAATATGTGTCATGTTCTTCCCAATTGAGACCATGGGCCAAGAACTGCGAGATAGTGTGCAAGTCTAA
- the LOC102670206 gene encoding stemmadenine O-acetyltransferase isoform X2, with product MKLEVEVISKEMIKPSSPTQDHLRHYPLSFLDQVSPMVYNPMVLFYSCYGITQTQFTISEKLKKSLSDVLTHFYPLAGRVNGNSTFIDCNDEGIPYLEAKVKCKVVDVIHKPVPGELNHLVPFLLDDITNITFGVQLNVFDCGGIAIGACLSHQIADGLSFFMFLNSWAAFASRGEQAVLPNPQFISAKLFPPKNISGFDPRSGIIKENIICKMFVFDGSVVESLRARYAATSFENEKHPTRVEALSAFIWSRYVAVTGPQRTYAVVHAVNLRPKMEPPLPPDSFGNYYRISLTIPSLNTEEHLVKQARDQIKKIDKDYVRKLQYGNDHLDFLKDSSYRVLLKGELVPFNITSLCRFPLYDADFGWGEPTWVGSPALTFKNLVVFIDTKNGGGIEAYVSLKVEDMTKFEADEELLAC from the exons ATGAAGTTAGAAGTGGAGGTAATCTCCAAGGAAATGATCAAACCCTCTTCTCCAACCCAGGACCATCTTCGTCACTATCCACTCTCTTTTCTCGATCAAGTCTCTCCCATGGTGTATAACCCTATGGTTCTCTTTTACTCTTGCTACGGTATCACTCAAACTCAATTCACCATTTCCGAAAAGCTGAAGAAATCTTTGTCTGATGTTTTAACCCATTTCTACCCTCTTGCCGGGCGAGTCAATGGGAACAGTACTTTCATAGACTGCAACGACGAGGGTATCCCCTACTTAGAAGCAAAAGTGAAGTGCAAAGTTGTCGACGTTATTCACAAACCAGTTCCAGGAGAACTCAACCATTTGGTTCCATTTCTACTAGATGATATCACCAATATCACATTTGGTGTTCAGCTTAATGTTTTTGATTGCGGCGGTATTGCAATCGGAGCTTGCCTTTCTCACCAGATTGCAGATGGTCTGTCATTTTTCATGTTCCTCAATTCTTGGGCAGCATTTGCTAGTAGGGGGGAACAAGCTGTGTTGCCAAACCCGCAGTTTATTTCAGCAAAGCTCTTCCCACCGAAAAATATATCTGGATTTGATCCTCGAAGTGGCATCATTAAGGAGAACATCATCTGCAAGATGTTTGTGTTTGATGGGTCTGTTGTTGAAAGTCTTAGAGCAAGATATGCAGCAACAAGCTTTGAAAACGAGAAGCACCCTACCCGAGTAGAGGCTTTATCTGCTTTCATTTGGAGTCGTTATGTGGCTGTGACTGGTCCACAGAGAACATATGCTGTGGTTCACGCAGTGAACCTTCGTCCAAAGATGGAACCACCACTGCCTCCAGATTCCTTTGGCAATTACTACCGAATCTCTTTGACGATTCCCTCGTTGAACACTGAAGAGCACCTAGTGAAACAGGCAAGGGATCAGATAAAGAAGATTGACAAGGATTATGTGAGAAAACTTCAATATGGAAACGACCATTTGGATTTCCTTAAGGATAGCTCATATAGAGTGCTTCTGAAGGGGGAACTAGTCCCATTTAATATTACTAGTTTGTGTAGGTTTCCTCTCTACGACGCTGATTTTGGATGGGGAGAACCAACATGGGTAGGTTCACCtgctttaacttttaaaaatctgGTTGTCTTTATAGACACAAAGAATGGCGGTGGCATTGAGGCTTATGTTAGCTTAAAGGTGGAGGACATGACAAAGTTTGAAGCAGATGAGGAGttacttgcctgt TGA
- the LOC102670206 gene encoding stemmadenine O-acetyltransferase isoform X1, giving the protein MKLEVEVISKEMIKPSSPTQDHLRHYPLSFLDQVSPMVYNPMVLFYSCYGITQTQFTISEKLKKSLSDVLTHFYPLAGRVNGNSTFIDCNDEGIPYLEAKVKCKVVDVIHKPVPGELNHLVPFLLDDITNITFGVQLNVFDCGGIAIGACLSHQIADGLSFFMFLNSWAAFASRGEQAVLPNPQFISAKLFPPKNISGFDPRSGIIKENIICKMFVFDGSVVESLRARYAATSFENEKHPTRVEALSAFIWSRYVAVTGPQRTYAVVHAVNLRPKMEPPLPPDSFGNYYRISLTIPSLNTEEHLVKQARDQIKKIDKDYVRKLQYGNDHLDFLKDSSYRVLLKGELVPFNITSLCRFPLYDADFGWGEPTWVGSPALTFKNLVVFIDTKNGGGIEAYVSLKVEDMTKFEADEELLACVSKARVC; this is encoded by the coding sequence ATGAAGTTAGAAGTGGAGGTAATCTCCAAGGAAATGATCAAACCCTCTTCTCCAACCCAGGACCATCTTCGTCACTATCCACTCTCTTTTCTCGATCAAGTCTCTCCCATGGTGTATAACCCTATGGTTCTCTTTTACTCTTGCTACGGTATCACTCAAACTCAATTCACCATTTCCGAAAAGCTGAAGAAATCTTTGTCTGATGTTTTAACCCATTTCTACCCTCTTGCCGGGCGAGTCAATGGGAACAGTACTTTCATAGACTGCAACGACGAGGGTATCCCCTACTTAGAAGCAAAAGTGAAGTGCAAAGTTGTCGACGTTATTCACAAACCAGTTCCAGGAGAACTCAACCATTTGGTTCCATTTCTACTAGATGATATCACCAATATCACATTTGGTGTTCAGCTTAATGTTTTTGATTGCGGCGGTATTGCAATCGGAGCTTGCCTTTCTCACCAGATTGCAGATGGTCTGTCATTTTTCATGTTCCTCAATTCTTGGGCAGCATTTGCTAGTAGGGGGGAACAAGCTGTGTTGCCAAACCCGCAGTTTATTTCAGCAAAGCTCTTCCCACCGAAAAATATATCTGGATTTGATCCTCGAAGTGGCATCATTAAGGAGAACATCATCTGCAAGATGTTTGTGTTTGATGGGTCTGTTGTTGAAAGTCTTAGAGCAAGATATGCAGCAACAAGCTTTGAAAACGAGAAGCACCCTACCCGAGTAGAGGCTTTATCTGCTTTCATTTGGAGTCGTTATGTGGCTGTGACTGGTCCACAGAGAACATATGCTGTGGTTCACGCAGTGAACCTTCGTCCAAAGATGGAACCACCACTGCCTCCAGATTCCTTTGGCAATTACTACCGAATCTCTTTGACGATTCCCTCGTTGAACACTGAAGAGCACCTAGTGAAACAGGCAAGGGATCAGATAAAGAAGATTGACAAGGATTATGTGAGAAAACTTCAATATGGAAACGACCATTTGGATTTCCTTAAGGATAGCTCATATAGAGTGCTTCTGAAGGGGGAACTAGTCCCATTTAATATTACTAGTTTGTGTAGGTTTCCTCTCTACGACGCTGATTTTGGATGGGGAGAACCAACATGGGTAGGTTCACCtgctttaacttttaaaaatctgGTTGTCTTTATAGACACAAAGAATGGCGGTGGCATTGAGGCTTATGTTAGCTTAAAGGTGGAGGACATGACAAAGTTTGAAGCAGATGAGGAGttacttgcctgtgtgagtaaAGCACGGGTTTGTTGA